A region of the Methylomagnum ishizawai genome:
AGATGACACATCAACAACCAGCCCCACGGGCGGGATGGTCGGCCACCTGGATTTTCATGGCCGGCCTCGCGGGTCTCGGCAGCGCGCAGGCGGCGGTCAACGTCTTCGAGCGCAGCTACGACCCATACCGGACCGGTGCCAACACCGCCGAAACCACGCTGACCCCGGCCAATGTCAAGGCCGACGCCAACCAGTTCCACAAGCGCTTCGCGCTCAAGGTGGATGGCAAGATCGAGGGCTCGCCGCTCTATGCGTCCCAGGTCAACATCGGCGGCGGCCTCCACAACGTGGTCTATGTCGCCACCATGCACAACACCGTATACGCCTTCGACGCCGATAGCGGTGCCCAACTCTCGGCCCGCTGGCTGGGCACCCCGGTCACCGGCAACGATCTCCATACCCTCAAGCCCTTCACCATCCATGGCGAATGGGGCATCGCCAGCACCCCGGTCATCGATCCCGCCACCGGCACTTTGTACGTGGTGCGCTGGGGCTATGAGAACGGCACCAGCGGCCCGACCTATCGTTTGTTCGGGTTGGACATCGGCAATCTCGCCAACGAAAAATTCCCCTCGGTACGGATCGACGGCTACAACAAGAACGGCGTCGGCTTCGACCGCTACCGCCAGATGCAGCGGGCCGGGCTGGCCCTGATCCAAAAACCGGGCGGCGCCAAGGCCGTGGTCGTCGCCTTCGGCGGTGGCGAGGGCCAGAACACGGCGGCGGGCTGGGTGGTCGCCTTCGACACCGCCAAGCTGCCCCAGGGCAAAGCTTCCCACGATGTCTGGTGTTCCAGCCCCAACAACGGGTCCGGCAGCGGCGGCGGGGCCGGGGTGTGGATGGCGAACGCCGCGCCCGCCATCGACGACAACGGCGATATCTATGTCGCCACCGGCAACGGTCCCTACAACCCGGCCTTCGGGGCCGACCAACTCGGCGAAAGCGCGGTGCGGCTGGTGTGGAACCCCGGCGATCCCGGCTCGCTGGCGGTGGCCGATTGGTTCACGCCCTTCCTCGACCGCGACCGCGACGCCGCCCACAAGGATCAAGATTTATCGGCGGGCGGCGTGGTCGCCCTGCCGGAGGGCGGCGGGCTGATCGCCGGCGGCAAGGACGGCGTGTACTACCACATCCACCGCGGCGGCATGGGCCAACGCGATTACAGCAAGCTGATCGACCCGCCCTTCGTCGCCACCTTCGATTACCAACCCTGGAACGGCCACGGCTCGCTGTTCGACGACCTGAACCAAGTCACCTCGACCGATCCCTTCACCATCGGCCATGTGGACGGTGGCCGCACCCCGCATATCCACGGCACCGGGGTCTATCACAACAACCTGCTGTTCGTGCAGGGCGAGAACAACCAGGTACGGGTGTTCGCCAAGAACGGCGGCCATTTCGGCGGCAGCCCCCTGGCGAAAGGCACGGAAACCGCCTCCTGGGGCACCGGCTCGCCGGGCGGGATGCCCGGCGGCATCCTGTCGCTATCGGCCAACGGCACCCAGAACGCCATCCTCTGGGTGAACCAGGCCGCAGGCAACCTGCCCAGCGACCCCGCCGCCAATATCGCCCCCACGCCGAACATCCTCCGCGCCTACGATGTGTCGAGCGCGGCCGGCGGCACCCTGCAAATGATTTGGGACAGCGAGATGGAGCCGAACGACCACGTCGGCGCGGCGACCAAATTCGCCCCGCCCCTGGTGGCCAACGGCAAGGTCTATATGGCGACCTACGACAACCAAGTGGTGGCCTATGGCCTGGGAACCGCGTCGCCGACCCCAAAGCGGGATATCCGCCGCACCGTGGTGTTCATCTACGCCCAGACCCAATCCGGCCAGGATATGTTCGTCCGGGGCGGGAGCCAGGGCGGCTCCCCCATCCGCATCACCCACCGCAACTGGCTGAACGCCCGCACCAATGTCTACCGCTGGGGCGACGCCTACCTGGATTGGAACGGCGGGGAACCGGGCCAGGCCCAGCCCGGCGGCGGCCTGGGCGGCGGCTCGCCGGTGGACTGGACCACCAGCGCGGCCCAGGGCCAGAACCAACCCTATGTGTGGATGGCGGGCTATGGCATCGCCGACGAGAACAATTTCGGGATGCATTATTGGATGCTCGATGCCGACATGGATTGCGAACAGGCGTTCGACGATGGCAAGGGCCATAAATGGTTCGAGTTGAAGGGCTTCATCGTCACCACGCTCAACAACGCCGTGTCGCCGACGCCCGGCTGGGAAGGCGATATCCATCAAGCGGGCACGCCCTACCCTTCGATCAACCACATGGGACAGTGCGGCATGGTGAATGTGTTCGTGGCGAATTTCCCCGGACGGCCCGCCAATATGGACCCGAACTCGGCCCAGTTCTTCGCCCCCGGCTATACCTACCTCGCCCCGCTGGACGACCGCAAGGCCGCGGCGGACGTGCTGGAAAAGACGCCCTGCGTGGCTCCGGGCGTGGAGAAGCGCTGTGTCGGCAATCTGGCCCAGACCTGCCAGAACGTGGAGGGCGGGAAATATTTCCGCACCGCGCAGAACTGTAATACGTCCTCGGTGGGCGGGAATTTCGTGCAGATGTGCCAGCGTTCGACCGGCCAATGCTGCACGCCCGGTACCGGGGGGATTTGCCAGTAAACCGCCGTCCGCATCCCAAAACCAAAGGCTTGCGGGGTCGCCCCCGCAAGCCTTTTTCATCGCGCCGGATTCCGCCGTTCAACCGCCCGGTCCCACCCCGACCCGGAACGCCCCATCGTCCCGCCGTTCCATCCGAATCTCCACGTCCAAGAAGCTCCGGATCACTTCGGCATTGGTGATGGCGTGCTGGCTCGGCGTCCCCGTGGTGAACGACCCGGCCCCGGCCAGGGCCAAAGGCAATAGCAATTGATCGGCCAGATACGGCCCCACCACCGCCCCCGCCGCGAGATAACGCCGCGCCTGCTCGACGGTCCGCTCGGCCACGGTTTCCGCCGCCACGCCTTTTTCCGCGAAGCCGGAAAACACCTCCGTCACCTGTTCATGTTCCAAGGTCAGCAACAAGGCGTTGCCCGGCCCCTGGTCGTTGGCGAGGCCGCGCAGGTGGAGCTGTTCCGCGTTCCAACCCAGGCGCTTGCCGACCACGTCCAATTCCCGGCGGGCGATGTGGACTGGCAAGGCGGCGATGAAGCTTTCGGCATAGGCTTGGACGCGGGGGCCGCGTTCTTCCAGGACCAAGGGCCGCAACTGGGGCGCGGGTTCGATGTGGGCGCTGAAACCGCCGCCGCCCGCCGGATAGAAGCCGAAACGCCCCAATTCCAAGGATACCGCCGCGCCCATACGCCGCAGCAAGGGCAGGAACGCCCGTTCCAGGAAATGGAACGGCGGCGACATCGGGTTATGGGTGCCGCCCTGGAGTTCGACCCGGCTCGGCGCATCGGCCCGCAATAGGGCCGGGAGGACGGTCTGGAACACCAGGGTGCAACTGCCCGCCGTGCCGATGGCGAAGCGGTAATCGCCGCCCCGGATCGCGCCCGGCGCGAAGCTGAGGATTTGCGAGCCGGCCCGGTCGCCTTCGACCCTGGCCCCGGAAATTTCCGCCGCTGCCCGCACGGCGGTCAGGTGTTGGCGCATCAACCCCGGCGTTTTGCGCTTGGCGCGGATATTGACGATGCGGAATGGCGTCCCGGTACACAGGGACAGCGACAGCGCCGTCCGCAATACCTGTCCACCACCCTCGCCTTCCGAACCGTCCAGTTCCAAGTATTCATTCACCATTTCAGGCCCCCGGAATATATTTCACATCATAATCCTTGACCATCGGGATTATGCCGCATTAAAGTCCACATCGAACAAAGCGCTGCTTATAGGTTTTAAAAATGAAAATTCCCTTCTTCGACGCCTTATCGGACTCGAAATCCATCCTGATCGCGGGCGCGGGTGGTGGTTTCGACGTGGCAAGCGGCATACCCATCTATTTATATCTACGCAAACTCGGCAAGCCTGTGGTTCTGGCCAACTTATCCTTCACCGCATTACCGTCCACGGACAGCGA
Encoded here:
- a CDS encoding PQQ-binding-like beta-propeller repeat protein — encoded protein: MTHQQPAPRAGWSATWIFMAGLAGLGSAQAAVNVFERSYDPYRTGANTAETTLTPANVKADANQFHKRFALKVDGKIEGSPLYASQVNIGGGLHNVVYVATMHNTVYAFDADSGAQLSARWLGTPVTGNDLHTLKPFTIHGEWGIASTPVIDPATGTLYVVRWGYENGTSGPTYRLFGLDIGNLANEKFPSVRIDGYNKNGVGFDRYRQMQRAGLALIQKPGGAKAVVVAFGGGEGQNTAAGWVVAFDTAKLPQGKASHDVWCSSPNNGSGSGGGAGVWMANAAPAIDDNGDIYVATGNGPYNPAFGADQLGESAVRLVWNPGDPGSLAVADWFTPFLDRDRDAAHKDQDLSAGGVVALPEGGGLIAGGKDGVYYHIHRGGMGQRDYSKLIDPPFVATFDYQPWNGHGSLFDDLNQVTSTDPFTIGHVDGGRTPHIHGTGVYHNNLLFVQGENNQVRVFAKNGGHFGGSPLAKGTETASWGTGSPGGMPGGILSLSANGTQNAILWVNQAAGNLPSDPAANIAPTPNILRAYDVSSAAGGTLQMIWDSEMEPNDHVGAATKFAPPLVANGKVYMATYDNQVVAYGLGTASPTPKRDIRRTVVFIYAQTQSGQDMFVRGGSQGGSPIRITHRNWLNARTNVYRWGDAYLDWNGGEPGQAQPGGGLGGGSPVDWTTSAAQGQNQPYVWMAGYGIADENNFGMHYWMLDADMDCEQAFDDGKGHKWFELKGFIVTTLNNAVSPTPGWEGDIHQAGTPYPSINHMGQCGMVNVFVANFPGRPANMDPNSAQFFAPGYTYLAPLDDRKAAADVLEKTPCVAPGVEKRCVGNLAQTCQNVEGGKYFRTAQNCNTSSVGGNFVQMCQRSTGQCCTPGTGGICQ
- the rtcA gene encoding RNA 3'-terminal phosphate cyclase translates to MVNEYLELDGSEGEGGGQVLRTALSLSLCTGTPFRIVNIRAKRKTPGLMRQHLTAVRAAAEISGARVEGDRAGSQILSFAPGAIRGGDYRFAIGTAGSCTLVFQTVLPALLRADAPSRVELQGGTHNPMSPPFHFLERAFLPLLRRMGAAVSLELGRFGFYPAGGGGFSAHIEPAPQLRPLVLEERGPRVQAYAESFIAALPVHIARRELDVVGKRLGWNAEQLHLRGLANDQGPGNALLLTLEHEQVTEVFSGFAEKGVAAETVAERTVEQARRYLAAGAVVGPYLADQLLLPLALAGAGSFTTGTPSQHAITNAEVIRSFLDVEIRMERRDDGAFRVGVGPGG